Genomic DNA from Cyprinus carpio isolate SPL01 chromosome A22, ASM1834038v1, whole genome shotgun sequence:
CAAAGATTCTTTACATGAGTATTTAAATTAATGGAAAGaggaataaaatgtttaattgtttggcTAAATCAGATGGGCAAAACACTATCACTTTACTTTGATTCATTAAACTGGAGCAAGTTTACAGCCATCCATTTGACATCATCCACAATCAAGCAGAAAAGTTAGTTTAGAATTATCATTATACTTTAATGGTTGATTCAACTAAGTACTGTCCACATAGTATGCAAATAAATTCCAATAGAAGCatatatcaagaaaaaaaaagcagggcCAAGAACAGAACCCTGAGGAACCACAGAGGAGATGAGGACAGTAAAGGAAGTAAATTTCCCTAATTCAAAAGCTTCTCTTTCCTGTTCTCTCCTTCATATGAGAAAATAACTACTTGTGTGCCCCCAAATCCTCACACACCGACTTGAGCAGTCTAAGAGAATCCCATGATCTTCTGTGAAAAGTCATGGTAATATCAAGGATCTCTAAAATACCACAATTCCCTGAATCTACTGGCAATAAATTGTTAGtgcatttaatttcatatatatatccCATCCTTCGCATGAGatgttaaactgaggtcctgacccTCTGTGGTCacaaaaatcccatggcacttctcgtaaagaaAAAGTGTGTCctggtgtcctggccaaattcctTCCACTGGCCCTTGTCAGTCATGGCCTCTTAATAAATCCCCATCCACTGAAttggctctatctctctctctcctctccacctgtagctggtgtgtggtgagcgcactggcacCATTGTACTGTGACTGCCGTCCATTCCTCCAGGTGGATGCTATACACTGGTGGTGGCTGAGGAGAGACCCCCCTCATGATgatgtacagcaatacacaatatagtgctatataaatgcctcattcattcattcttaaaacaaacttgaaaaatgaaatgatggCTTATTAATTTtggtttgccttttttttttaattttattgttacaaATACCTCACAAAGATTTTCGAGACTCCTTTCTAGAAATTAAATCTGTTTGCATAATGTAAATTtgctttattgtaaaaaaaatgtgtttagcaGTTGAGCAATTTGCTTTCgtttacagaaaaaacaaaatagaactCAAGAACAGCTTGTTGCTTTGGCATGGGTTCATTAACACAGCTACTATTAAATATGAGTcatcttaatatataatatatatatatatatatatatatatatatatatatatatatatatatataaataaaattattattattattatatatgacacccatttaattgattaaatatagaTTATCTGTTACCACTGATAAATGACCATCTCAATGGAACCTTAAGTTTTGTATTAAACAGCATGTGGatattttggtcaaaaataaaaataaatacaaatagacatgtcataataaatatgatatacaGGTATGTGGATGTTGTGCCTTGCTGCCTAGTTAAATGTAGTGGGATATAATCTGCTGACAAAGGCAGTGTAAAGACTAAAGCAAGAATAAATACTGAATCATCTTctttgtttatgaaacacataCTGATTTaataatttggaaaataaaaaaacaatatacacatCTATGTTTACCCATTGAATTACTCACCACAAACTTTGGATAATTTCAGTAAAATATGGTTTAGAAGGAGTTACACCGCACTCAAAATCACCAAGGTGCCAGACAAACAAGactgaaaatctcaaaaaataaactgtcCACACACTTGAAtccttaaagcaaatttaatcaCCAAGCTTTCGGTCAAACGACCATCCTCAGGGCATACAGACAATAAATGTAGCAATCAGCttaactgtgttcaaacacatcAGGACAATCAACAGTGATTACCACACCTGTGAAGGCCAGGTAGGAGAGTTGTAGTCCAATGGTGGGAGTTGTAGTTTTTCTTTAACCTACCCGACATACTGAGTTATCTAGGTAATTTACACCTTTACTCCCCATAGTGAAAATCCCCACTAcaagaaacaaacataaatacaaatatacaaaaatatacttcATAGACTGCAATATTCAAGacttataaaaacagtattcaaGACTTATAAAAATGGTACAGCTGTGACTATAGCATGACACTCATGTCGAAGTCCACATTTAAACCTTTGGGATGTAAGGCATCCAAAGTATGAATCCAGTACAGTTCCCTTTGAAATAGCACTTTATCAATGTTGCCACCTCTAGGTAATTTAATCTGCTCAATTACCTGAAAACGGAGAGAAGAGACTGAATGAGCACACTCTGTAAAGTGACAGTGTATTATTACATTGGGCACAATAGCCACAGGGATAGTTACCATACCTAAGAGGTGCTAAGAGTGTTTGGGTAGGAGCTGATTTTATACATGCTTTAACTACCTTATTGCGGAGGTTAGGGCCCAGTCTGGACACAAACAAAGGTGGATCCCTAAATTTATCCTGAAGAGAAGGATCATCAGATATTAGATGCAAATATTTCATAATggtgtttttaattataaaggATCTTGGAGTAAAAGTAGTTATGCAGGAGACATAAAACTTTTTATCCTTTTTAACACTCTTTTTCAAAAGGTGTGGCCGTGGTGTAGAAAGGGCGATATTATATGCCTCTTCAGTACTTTTAGTGGGATAACCCCTGGCTAGAAATCTTTGCTTCATATCTATAGCATTCTCCTTAAACTCTTCAAATGAATGACAAATCCGTCTAAGTCTATAGATTTGACTCTTAGGCAGGCCATTTTTTAGGGCACTGGGATGCGAGCTGCTTGCCAGAAGGAACGAATTGCGATCAGTCTCTTTACCATAGAGGGTTGTGGTCAGTCTACCATCTTCTAGTTTGATCCACATGTCTAAGAAATGCACACGTTTGGAGTCAGATTCTACAGTGAATTTTAGATCTGAGCattaaaatatggtttaaaaatatgtaaatacacagGATTTGCTTGAAGCTAGAAGCAAAAGCTTGAAACTATGTAGCAGACAGATGCGAATGTTGGATTGGTGAGTATAGGTGTATTTTAAGCTGGGGCTTAGCTAAGGTTCAGCTGAACTTCACAGCAGCATAATGAACATCATCTATGGTTGAATGAACAGCAGTAGGAACCGAAGCTGTGTTCTTTGTGTGAGACTGCTTGAAATTAATAGTTGAATAATGAACGTCCTGATCCTTTATGTGAACTTGTTGTGTGCAGACTGTAGACAAGGCTGCAGTATCATCATACAACATAGCTGGACCTGACTAAGAGTTTGGGCAGAAAAGAGGACAGAAAACAATATATCAGTGAAAGAAcgcaaaatatattttagcatgtgtgtgtgtgggaaattAAATCTGTTAAATGCTCTCACCTGTGCACTCCCCTTATTGTCCTCATGTTGTTGAGATGAATGATTCTTTCTCCTCCTGTTTAAAAGGCATCATGAGAACTAATATTTTCAGTCAGAGAAGGTGGAAAATGGTCATGCAAATTGTTCCCATGACAAATATTACAAGTGGACATAAGAGAAAAATACAATACACGATATTAAACAGAATTTTACCTGTACCACACGACTCCTATGAGCATAAGAATCAGCAATACAGACAGTATGATTACAGTGCTCAGTAAAGCTGTGCTGGACTCTGGACTTGTTGggtcttcaaaaacaaaagcataaGACAAGTTCAGATACACTCAAAGAGAAATGAGATATAAATATGATACACACTTGTGACATTAAAGCACTAACTAAATATTATGTacttcatctgtaaatatttcaCACTGAAGCACATGTATCATGAGAGATGTGTCATCTTCTACAGCACAGGAATACTGGTGAAGCTCTTCATCACTGACTGAGTCCAGGTACAGCTTGTTGTCTTTAGTGAATCCATCTGTTACCTGTCGTCCATTCTTGTACCAGATGTAAGAGGTGTTGTTGTTCAGAGTGCATTTTGTTGAACAGATTAATAACACTTCCTGTCCCTCTGATACAAAGAATGGGCTTCTTTTAATCTGTGtacctaaaaataataaaagtctaTTAGAAATTATACAGGAAACATTTTGAACATAAGTTTATTATGATCAGTTACCTGTAACAGTAAGATTGACTCCAGGTGATCCAGAGTATTGGCTGCTTAAGTCTGTCATGTTCCTGAATCGATATTCTCCAGAGTCTCTGATCTTCAGCTCTTTGATTCTCAGTTTGTTCCCCACATACTCCACACGACCAGCAAACTGATGCTCCTCACGCAGATCCTTGAAGCCCCCAGATGGGTAGTGccagaatgttttatttacagtataaccAGAGGGAAGTGAATATGTGCCGGAAATGTCTACTGTTGAGCCGACCAAAGCACAGACTCTTCTAGAGGTGTAAGTCACATCCCAGCAGCCACTCTTAGAAATGCCTGAAAGAGACACAGATTAACATGCAAAACTCACAGTTACTTTAAATCTatgtttaaatatacagtttGGTCAAACTTTAACATACCTTGCGTTatgttgtaaattttatttatttgtcagtatTTAGGGTGGTTTTGTATAatgcatgttatattttatttagtactgacctgaataagatatttcacataaaagatgtttacatatagtccacacgAGAAAATTAtggttgaatttataaaaatgaccccgtttACATaagcttgattcttaatactgtgtagTTACCTTTTTTTGAAGAACAGCGGGctgtttaactgttcaggacaagcAATGgtctcatgaacaactatcacaataaataaataaataaatacaaaaaaaaattaaaaaacgtgGATCATCCACATAACAACACTATAAATTCAACTATAATTTTCTCTTGTGGAATATATGTAAGCATCTTTTATGAGAAATATCTTATTCAGTTAGGTTCTTTTATGAGAATTAACGTgaattttgtatgatccctcttattttggtcaaataattagCATTTTGCAGATAAGTTTGACTGCAACTGTACACGAGTATGAACAAACAATATTACATACTATTCCATTTATAGCTACAGTATATacagatttgtttattatttgacactcacacacagaagAGGAGGGATGTTTAAGGTTTGGATCAAAAGAACAAGAAAAGCTTCCAGCATCTCTGCTGACTGACACAGATATTTCTGAGGACTTTGAATTTTTGAAATACTGTCCATTCTTCATCCAGTAATAGTGAACTTCAGAGGTGAAATCACAGGAAGAATCACAGATCAGGTCTACTGTCTCATCTGTCTGGTTTGTAGATGCAGGATTCATCCTCACCTGCAGGACTGAATAGAGTAAAGATTAAGAAAACTTCATCACATGTCAAATGAAAACAGCTGAAGTGAGCAGAATCTCGACTCAGTTTCACCTGTGACTGTTAGACTGACGGCCGCTGAGCTGAGATGTTTAACTCCATCCTTCATGATGAACATGAGCTGATATTCtccagagtctctctctctcacgtctGATATTGTGAGAGTTGAATGGTCTTTTGTGACCGTCTGCTCCACCCGTCCTGAGTAATCTGAGTCTAAAGTCAAATCTTCAGGTTCATTGTTTTTTCTCCAGTTCGTACTTTGTTTCTCGCTGAACCAGAAcaaagttttgattttgttgcTGGAGTAAGAGCACCTCAGTGTCGCCTGGGTCCCGCTTAATGCACAAATACTCTTTTGACTACAGGTCACAGAGAGACGGTCCAATGTTACAAAGCCTGAACAagaaaatgttacaatgttacaatgcCTGCTCTCTGCCAACGCAACCACATTGctcaatttatttgtttgtttgtttatttgttaaaatgtcaaatataaaggGTCATGAAATGCAGATCGTTTGTGATTCtggctgtcatcctttcttgcatTGTCTTGAGCCTTCACTTTGCCAGTTATAAGCGATATTGTTAGTAGTCTGGATAGCCCACAGTCATTATGCTACACCATATCGCCCTGCTGGGTGTGAAATGCTCTgcagtacattttgtcatttcagAATGTTAAGTTCTACTTCTGTAGTTATTTCGGTGAAAGTAACTCAAAATTAATACAGGAGTCATGTAACGCATTACAATTctgagacagtaatattgtaaggtaaggaattacttttaaataacagtaacaagtaatctataatgtattacagtttggAAGTAACTTGCACAACACTGATGATTACATACGATGATGATGCATGTTATGGGGATGCTGAGAGGAAATAGTGACGTCATGATTCTGCCGATTTCAAAACTGGGTGATTCAGAAgggtgtaaaataataatttatattttaaactggtTAGTTCTAAGTTCTGAAACGTGcagtatatgttttttattatatgtgtaaATATCAGGATCATTTTGATTCTCCATTTCATGACTCCTTTAAACGTATCTATACtcacatttgtaaatatatatatatatatagtccgaAAATCCTGCCCAATTGGAGAGTTAAATTAGACCATCATTAAGATTGACATTCTGACCTAATGGACACCAagttaaaggtgccatgtgtaaaaaa
This window encodes:
- the LOC122134886 gene encoding uncharacterized protein LOC122134886: MWIKLEDGRLTTTLYGKETDRNSFLLASSSHPSALKNGLPKSQIYRLRRICHSFEEFKENAIDMKQRFLARGYPTKSTEEAYNIALSTPRPHLLKKSVKKDKKFYVSCITTFTPRSFIIKNTIMKYLHLISDDPSLQDKFRDPPLFVSRLGPNLRNKVIEQIKLPRGGNIDKVLFQRELYWIHTLDALHPKGLNVDFDMSVML